AACATCATTTAATTCCATGCCTAGCATTTCAACACCTTTTTCAATTATGTCTCTATCTACACCTGCTGCAAAAGATTTTTGCTTCCATTTTTTCTTTACAGATTTCGCTTCCATATCTAATATAGATTTGCTAGGTCTCATTAGTGCTGTAGCTAAAACAAGTCCTGTTAGTTCATCTATGGTATAAATTACTTTTTCAACGTTTTCTGTTGGTTTAACATCAGTTCGTATCCCATATCCATGACTCATTACAGCTCTTATATAATCCTCTGGCCAATTTTCTTCTTCAAGAATTTTCTTTGTCATATCACAGTGTTGATCAGGCCATTTATCAAAATCCAAATCATGAATAAGGCCTATTACCCTCCACTTTTCAACATCTTCTCCATAGATTTCAGCAAAATGAGCCATGGTAGCTTCTACTGCTAAAGCATGTTTTATAAGATGATCTGTTTCAGTATGTTTTGTAAGTAGCTTATAAGCATCTTCTCTAGTTGGTATATAATCTGCCATCTTTCATCCTTCTTTCTTATAAAATATTGTTACTATTTTATCCCATTGTTGTTTAAAAGGCAAGTTACCTTATAATTTTCTTAACTTAAAGTAGAACTTACTACCTTCACCTACTTTACTTTCAACACCAAATTCAGCTTTATGAGCCAGTAAAATAGATTTTACTATAGATAAACCTATTCCACTACCTACTGTTGCTCTCTTGTGAGCCTTCCCAACCTTATAATATCTATCCCATATGGAATCAAGCTGGTCCTCAGATATACCTATTACCTTGTCAATAACCTCAAAATTAACAATTCCATCCTTTCCCATTATATTAATCACTATTTCCTTTTCATCAGTTGAATAGTTAACTGCATTGCTGATTAAATTGTATATAACCTGCTCTATTTTAGATTCTTCACCAAGTACATCGGTATCTCCCTTATAATTCAAATAGAATCTAAATCCATGATTATCAGCGAAATACTGAAATCTTTTTAAAACATTTTCCGTGGTCTTTAGTATATCAAAACTATTAAAATCCATCTTATCCAATCCAGACTGAGCCTTTGACAAATCAAGGATGTCATTAACTAAACCTGATAATCTGTCAGACTCATCTATTATTGTTTTTAGATGCTTATTTCTTTTTTCTTCGTTGTTTCCAGAAATATCCCTTATCATTTCACCATAAGATTTAATCAATGTAAGAGGCGTTCTTAAATCATGAGATACATTTGCTATTAAATCTCTACGTAACTCTTCGGTTTTAGAAAGCTCTTTTGTAGCATAATTTAAAGTATCCGCTAGATTATCAATTTCAGTATAATGACCTTTTTCAAACTCTACTGTATAATCACCTTTTCCCAATGATTCAGCTGTTTTGGTTATTCTCTCTATTGGCTTAGTTAGCTTTGTAGCTATAAAATAGGATAGGGCTAAAGCTAAACCAAGAGAAATAAAAGTAACAATTATTAATTGATTTTTTAAAACAATAACTGTGGAATCTATAGGCTGCAAAACTGAGTTGATATATAGAAAATAATTGGAGTCTATGTCATTTTGTAAAATAGCTCCATAAATTAAGGTAGGACTTCTAAGCCTGCTATCCTCCCTATAATATATAACATAGTTGTCTTCTGAATTATATAAATTAATTAGAAACTCAGCAAATATCCTATAATCCAGCTTAGGTTGTCTTAATATATCAATTATGTTATTTAATGGGTAAATAAGACTACCATCCTGATCTAATATCTGTATAACAATTCCTTCATTTCGTGAAGTAGTATATAATAGATCCTCAAAGCCTTCTTTTCCATAGTTTGCAACTAGTGAATTACCTATATTTTTAATTTCGTTTATCTTCATACTTTCATAATAACTATTAAAGAAGACGATCTGTAATAACCATAATAAGATTACAATTAATGATGCAAAGATTATAAAATAAGTCCAAAGCTTGTATTTAAGGCTTTTTTTATCTATATATTTAAACATTTAACCACCTATTCGTTGTACTCAAATTTATATCCTAGTCCCCTTAATGTAACTATGAAGTCTCTATAATTGCCCAAACTATTTCTAAGCATTTTAATATGTGTATCTACGGTTCTCTCATCACCATAGAAGTCGTATCCCCATATTTCATTTAATAGCTTTTCCCTGGTTAATGCTATATTTTTATTCCTTACCATATAAAACAAGAGATCATATTCCTTAGGTGTCATATCTACTTTTTCATCATCCACATATACATTTCTGCCATCAAAATCTATGACTAACCCCTTAAATATAATCTTTTTATTAGTCTTTTCCTTTGCCTTACTTCTATTTATAATAACCTTTATTCTTGCCATTATTTCTTTTGGTGAAAATGGTTTAACAACATAATCATCTATACCGATTTCAAAACCAAATAGTTTATCATATTCTTCACCTCTTGCAGAAAGCATAAGGACTGGAATATCTTTGTTTTTCTTAATTTCCTTAACTGCAGAATACCCATCTAACCTTGGCATCATAATATCCATTATAATTATATCAAAGTCTTCCGATTTACAAATGTTAACAGCCTCCATACCATCACTAGCTTCAGTTACTGAATATCCTTCAAATTCACCGTACTCTTTAATTACTTCTCTGATTTTTTCTTCGTCATCTACTATCAGTATTCTATACATAATCTCACCCCTATTTTCGAATTATCCGATACTAATATTTATATTTAATTATATCCTAATTAGTATATGTGTAAAACATGTGATAGCTATATAAAATACTACTCCTGTTTACGTACATCTTCATATATTCTATCCTTTAAAAAACAAAATCCCCGAACAGCTTCAGGGATAATTGTATCATTCTTCTACAATGTTTAATATTTCTATTGGGTTTGAAACGATATAAGCTGCTCCATTATTTTTAAGCTCTTCATATGTTCTAAATCCCCATGTTACTCCAATTGAATCAACCTTAGCATTATTCGCCGTAAGTATATCAGTATCAGAATCACCAACAAATAAGACTTCCCTATTATTTAGACCCATTAACTCAATAATTTCAAGTGTTGATGTTGGATTAGGTTTCTTTGGAATTTCTCTACGTTCACCAAATACAGCTACAAATGGTATCTGACTAAAGATTTTCGATGAAAGAGAATTCGTATAGTCATCTCTTTTATTCGAATTAATTGCAAGCTTATACCCCTTTTTATCCAACATTTTTAGCAATTCAATAATTCCACTATAAGGCTTAGTTTTTTTATGATAATTATCCTTATAAATTTTTGTAAATAAATTCAACACCTTATCTATAGTATCTTTATCTGACCCTTGTGGTACACTTTTCTCTATTAAAACTCTAAATCCATTTCCCAGTTTGAGCTTATATTCTTCATAAGTATGGGTTGGAAATTCAAACTCCATTAACGCCATATTAACACTGTCCGAAATGTCCTCAATTGTATTTAACAATGTCCCATCTAGATCAAATATAATCCCCTTATATTTATTCATATAATTTCCCTTTCTATTTTTAATCCTACTATATATTATCTAACATTTCAAAAATAAAGGCAATCATTTCATTGAGATACCGTTTTAGTAAATAAATGATATGAGGTGAAGATGTCCCTCACCTCATATTACTTTTTATTTATCAAATTTTCTTCTCCCATTTTTACTAGTTCTTTTACAATTAACCCTGTATGTCTTGATGCTAAATTTCTCGGATCATCAACACCGAATTCATTTGCTATCTCCATTTTAAATTGTTCAAATGCTTCTCTTGCCTCAGGAACTACAAGTTTTTTCTTGGCCATGATTTCAACTCCTAATATATTATTATTAGGTATTATATCTAATCGTTAAATGTTTTATCCGATGAAGAACATTCACATAGTTTATCAATTTCAGATTCACCAATTACTTTAATGCCACTTTTAGCTAATAACTCAGCCGTAACTCCATTTCCATCTACTATATTACCTGTAAAAGTTCCATCATAAATCTTTCCATAACCGCATGATGGACTTCTTTCCTTAAGTATTGCTAATTTACAATCATAGAACCTTGCCAACTTTAATGTTTCCTTTGCTCCTCTTTTAAAGTGCTCAGTTACATCTTCACCTGATTTTGAAATAACTTTATCCTTAATTTTTTCTGAAGGAGCTCTGGGTGTAGTCAAGCCACCATATATTTCAGGGCATATTGGAATTAAGTTGTGTTTTTTTCCTAATACCTTTAGCTTATCTATCAGCTTACTTTTACCATCATACCTGCAATTAACACCTAAAAGACACGCACTAACGAGAATATTCATATGTATCCCTCATTTCATACCAATTAATTATATATTGTTCAATTCCTAGATAAACATTACAGCAACACCAATAACTGAAATCACTGCTCCTATAATCTCTTTAGGTTTTATCTTTTCCTTCAGTATCAATATTGAAAAAGGTATTATTGTAACTGGAGATATAGATGAGATTATTGAAGAAATTCCTGCAGTGGTATATCTTACAGATATTAATGAAAGAGTCACCCCTATAAATGGTCCAAATAATGCTCCAATACCAATTGATTTCATTGCTTCCTTGTTGTCAAAGGCTTTTCTTACATCCCTAAATTTTTTTAATATAAATATAAAAACTGTAAAGCTTATAAAACCAGCTATTATTCTAATTTGGGTGGCAGCAAATGCATTATAATCACCCATACCTACCTTGCTAAAAATCAAGCCTACAGCCTGTCCCGTTGCACCTAAAAAAGCATATAATAATCCCTTTGGAGATAGATTAATTTTTATTTTTTTATCTTCTGAATCCCTACTTAGAATTACCATAGCAATTCCTATAGTGGTAATAATCATTCCTAAAATACCTATAGGTTTTAGTCTTTCCCTTAGAATTACATAACCTAATAACGCTGTGATTGGAGGGGATAATGCCATAATTAAGGATGAAATTCTAGAGCCTATTTCAACATAAGACTGAAATAAGAACATATCTCCTAAGAAGAAACCAATAAAACCAGATATTGAAAGCCATATCCAATTATTAATTGTAGCATCAACTGGAAAGAGCAGTCCTCTTGAAAAAAATGAAGCAATACTAATAAAAACAAATCCAAGTATAAGTCTTATGTAATTAACAGATAATGATCCTACTTTCTTACCTGCACTTTCAAATGCTACTCCAACAATACTCCAGCATAATGCAGTACCAAGTGCAGCCAATTCACCTATATTCTCTAGCAATGTATTTTACCCCCTATTTATGTCTTAAATATGCTATTAATTATTTTACCTGATGATTAATATATTACATTAATTACAACTAATTATCAATTAATAGATTAATTAATTGTAATTAAAAAAGGTATAATCCTCTTAGGAATATACCTTTTTTATATCTTTCTTTATAATTTCTTTGAGAATATTGCTAGAACTACTATGACTGCTAGCCCAAATAGCATTAAGCCTTTAAATGGAATTGATAATATACCAAATACTGCAACGAATGCAATAGCAATAGGAATAATATATTTTACTATGTTGTACCAAACATCAAATAAAGCAAATTTCGTTGCACCACCATTAGTAAGTTCATTCTTAATATCTTCTTTCTTAACGAACCAACCAATGAATATACATATTAACATACCACCTATAGCTAAGAAAATCTTATCTGTGAGTATATCGAAGAAGTCAAATACACCTACACCCAGTACTGTAAATCCTGACATTACTCCCATTGATAAGGATGATAGTAAACTAGTTATAATCATTGAGCCGCCAGCCAAACTAACTGCTTTCTTTCTTGCCATACCCTTTTGGTCCATTAGGTAAGCCACAACTACTTCAAGAAGAGATACAGAGGAAGTTAGAGCTGCTATCATTAGGGCAATAAAGAAAATTGCTGAGAATATCACTCCGATGCCACCTAATTGTGCAAACAATTGAGGTAATACTATAAATACCAATCCTGGTCCCTGATTAGGTTCCATACCAAAAGCAAAGAGTGCAGGAATTATTGCTATGCCAGCTAAAATCGCTACACTAGTATCTAATATAGTTACAGTAAGAGCACTAGATGGTAAATTTTCTTTCTTATCTAAATAACTACCGTAAGTAATCATGGCTCCCATACCAAGACTAAGCGAGAAAAATGCCTGACCTAAAGCAGCTAAAAATGTAGAACCCTGTACCTTTGACCAATCAGGCATAAACATAAATTTCAATCCTGCTCCAGCACCTTCTAATGTCACACTTCTTAAGCCGATTAAAATCATTAGCACCAATAGTACTGGCATTAATATCTTTCCAGCTTTTTCAATGCCACTAGCAACCCCTTTAACAACTATTAAAATATTTGTAGCAAGGTATATAACCATCCATATTACAGGTTCAATTGGATTAGATATAAATGCACCAAAGGCATCTCCAATTGCAGCTGGGTTGCTTAATAAACCAGTAAATGATTTAAAGATGTAAGCTGTTGCCCAACCTCCTACTACAGGATAAAAACCCATTATCATAAATGAACTTAAAACACCAAGAACTCCAGCAAAGGTCCATCTCTTATCCATGTTTTTATAGGCTCCTGCAGCAGCAAGTTTAGTTCTTCTGCCTAGTGTAAATTCAGCAAGCATAATACTTAAGCCGATGACTATAACAAAAATAAGATAAATAAAAATAAATGCGCCGCCACCATTTTCACCAGTTAAGTATGGAAATCTCCATATGTTGCCTAGTCCTACCGCCGACCCTGCCGCTGCCATTATAAAACCAAATCGCGAGCCCCAAGACTCTCTTTTTCTACTGCTTGATTTTTCCATAAGCCCCCTCCTTAATTATAAAGTGTTAATACTTTTAACCATTATAATATATTCAGACTTATATGTCTAGTCTGAATTGAATGAATCTTTCGACTATTATTGTCGCAATTTATCTGTAGATATAGGCACTTTTATTATAGTTTAACAAATTAGTTTTACTAGTATTTTGCTATTATTATGTTGAATATATTAAGTGTAGAACTATAAATTTAATTATTATAAATATTGAGGAAACGAAATAGGTCAGCCACGCTGACCTATTTCAATTAAAATGTTTTCTAAGGATGAGTACCAATATCCCTATTATTAATACTATTGTAGAAAATATACTAGCTTCAGGTCCGAATGCACCACCTGTTAATATATCTCCACCTTGACTTGTAAAACTCATCAGAGTATCGGTTGATAAGATTGAACCACCACTAACACTAAAACCAAAAATATTACCCTGTGTGAAATTCCAGGCTGCATGTAAACCACACGCACTCCAGACATCCTGCGTTTTTATTACATATAAACCAAAGAAAAATCCAACTAGTATTATATTCATAATTGATAGATAAGTGACTCCAGGATTAAATATATGTAAAACTCCAAACAAAATTGATGATACGATAAACCCTATTATAGGTCTATGCTTAGCACCTATAATGTGCATTAACCAACCTCTTGTAATTATTTCCTCTGTACTACTTTGTAGTATCCACCCTGGTAATATTGCAAGTATGGCTGGAAAATAATTAATACCAACATCTATATTCTGATCTATTTCAATTGTACCTGTAATATACATCAATAAAGTTACAGCACTAAACATCAGAAAACCAATAAAAAATCCAATAAAAAACTTTGAAACAAATTTATAACTACTTAATCCAAGGGAACCAATTCTTCTTTTCTCCACTAATTTAACCCATATAAAGCAGAGTAGCAGTGGAAATAAAAAAGTAAAAATCAAATAAATAGGTTTTACCATGATACCTTGAATAGATATAAATTGACTTAAGAATATTAAAAAAATCTGGCCAATTATCTGTCCAACAAATATCATAATAATAGATAATATAACTGAAATGAATCCATTAAGTTTTATCTTTGATCTTTTTGCTTCATCAAATAGTGATAAATTTCGGCTAAACATATTTTTCACTCCTTAAGAAAAATTTATTTAAAGCATTGCTAATACTAGTATTTAGTATAAGTCTCTATATAGTATTCAACAAAACATTGTTCATTCCTTCTTTATTTACATATTCAATTGATTTTTTTCTGCTTGAATTGTTGAGTGACTGTTTTAAAATTTCCTATAAATAAAAAATCCTTATTTCATCATTGAAATAAGGATTTTTTACTCTACTATGGTCGGCTTCGTTATCCAAATCATAGATTTGGACTGCGCGACATCTGACCTACCTTCAACTCACTATCGTTCGTTGGGTTAGGTCATGATAGCCTGGCAACTTCCTACTCTCCCAGGGCGTTACCACCCAAGTACCATCGGCGTTAGGAGACTTAACTTCTGTGTTCGGTATGGGAACAGGTGTGTCTCTCCTGCTATCGTCACCAGACGAAAACTACTTTCAACAATATATCATATTTCGCATCCGCTAACACAAATCTATTTGTTCGTTTTCACTCACATAGATTTGGTGCTACTGCATCTGACCTACATCAACTCACTATCGTTCGTTGTGTTAGGTCATTAGGTCAAGTCCTCGACTTATTAGTATCTCTTAGCTTCGAATATTACTACTCTTTCACCTGAGACCTATCTACCAGGTAGTCTGCCTGGAGTCTTACTCACTTTTGTGATGGGAAATCTCATCTTGAGGGGGGCTTCGTGCTTAGATGCCTTCAGCACTTATCCCTTCCAAACTTAGCTACTCAGCTATGCCGTTGGCACGACAACTGATACACCAGCGGTTTGTCCATCCCGGTCCTCTCGTACTAAGGACAGCTCCTCTCAAATTTCCTACGCCCACGACGGATAGGGACCGAACTGTCTCACGACGTTCTGAACCCAGCTCGCGTGCCTCTTTAATGGGCGAACAGCCCAACCCTTGGGACCTACTTCAGCCCCAGGATGAGACGAGCCGACATCGAGGTGCCAAACCTCCCCGTCGATGTGGACTCTTGGGGGAGATAAGCCTGTTATCCCCGGGGTAGCTTTTATCCGTTGAGCGATGGCCCTTCCACTCGGTACCACCGGATCACTAAGTCCAACTTTCGTTCCTGCTCCACTTGTAGGTGTCGCAGTTAAGCTTCCTTTTGCCTTTACACTCTTCGCACGATTTCCGACCGTGCTGAGGAAACCTTTGAGCGCCTCCGTTACTTTTTAGGAGGCGACCGCCCCAGTCAAACTGCCCAACTGACAGTGTCCCTATACCAGTTTCATGGTATCAGGTTAGAATTTCAGCATTACAAGAGTGGTATCCCAAGGTCGACTCCACCAAGACTGGCGCCCTGGCTTCTTTGTCTCCCACCTATCCTGTACATGCAATGCCGAAATCCAATGTCAGCCTGCAGTAAAGCTCCACGGGGTCTTTCCGTCCTGTCGCGGGTAATACGCATCTTCACGTATACTACAATTTCACCGGATCCTTTGTTGAGACAGTGCCCAAATCGTTACACCTTTCGTGCGGGTCGGAACTTACCCGACAAGGAATTTCGCTACCTTAGGACCGTTATAGTTACGGCCGCCGTTTACTGGGGCTTAAGTTCATACCTTCGCTTAACAGCTAAGCATTCCCCTTAACCTTCCAGCACCGGGCAGGTGTCAGCTCCTATACTTCGTCTTTCGACTTAGCAGAAACTTGTGTTTTTGGTAAACAGTCGCTTGGGCCTTTTCACTGCGGCCTCTATTTCTAGAGGCACCCCTTCTCCCGAAGTTACGGGGCCATTTTGCCGAGTTCCTTAACAAAGGTTCTTCCGCTCGTCTTAGGATTCTCTCCTCACCTACCTGTGTCGGTTTGCGGTACGGGTAATCTTTGGCTCGATAGCAGCTTTTCTTGGCAGTGTGGAGTCGGTTGCTTCTCTACTTGTTTTTCAATCCCCATCGTATTTCAGGATTAACAAAGATACGGATTTGCCTATATCTTCTCCCTTTATACTTAGACGCACATTACCAACAGTGCGCTCAACTTATCCTCCTGCGTCACCACTTCTCTCAAACGCCATTAACTAGTACAGGAATTTCCACCTGTTGTCCATCGCCTACGCATTTCTGCCTCGGCTTAGGTCCCGACTTACCCTGAGTGGACGAGCCTTCCTCAGGAAACCTTAGGTTTTCGACGGGTGAGATTCTCACTCACCTTGCGCTACTTATGCCAGCATTCTCTCTTCTATGCAGTCCAGCACTCCTTTCGGTGTACCTTCCTCCCGCATACAATGCTCCTCTACCGATGTACTAATGTACATCCCACAGCTTCGGTATCTGATTTGAGCCCCGGAAATCTTCGGCGCAGAATCACTCGACCAGTGAGCTATTACGCACTCTTTGAATGTGTGGCTGCTTCTAAGCCAACATCCTGGTTGTCTGTGTAACTCCACATCCTTTACCACTTAATCAGAATTTTGGGACCTTAGCTGGTGATCTGGGCTGTTTCCCTTTCGACTATGAAGCTTATCCCCCATAGTCTGACTCCCAAGTAACGTAAATATGGCATTCGGAGTTTGATAGGTTTTGGTAACTTATATAAGCCCCTAGACCATTCAGTGCTCTACCTCCATTTTACTTTTCCTTGAGGCTAGCCCTAAAGCTATTTCGAGGAGAACCAGCTATCTCCGAGTTCGATTGGCTTTTCACCCCTATCCACAGGTCAT
The DNA window shown above is from Tissierella sp. Yu-01 and carries:
- a CDS encoding type II CAAX endopeptidase family protein, producing the protein MFSRNLSLFDEAKRSKIKLNGFISVILSIIMIFVGQIIGQIFLIFLSQFISIQGIMVKPIYLIFTFLFPLLLCFIWVKLVEKRRIGSLGLSSYKFVSKFFIGFFIGFLMFSAVTLLMYITGTIEIDQNIDVGINYFPAILAILPGWILQSSTEEIITRGWLMHIIGAKHRPIIGFIVSSILFGVLHIFNPGVTYLSIMNIILVGFFFGLYVIKTQDVWSACGLHAAWNFTQGNIFGFSVSGGSILSTDTLMSFTSQGGDILTGGAFGPEASIFSTIVLIIGILVLILRKHFN
- a CDS encoding HAD family hydrolase — encoded protein: MNKYKGIIFDLDGTLLNTIEDISDSVNMALMEFEFPTHTYEEYKLKLGNGFRVLIEKSVPQGSDKDTIDKVLNLFTKIYKDNYHKKTKPYSGIIELLKMLDKKGYKLAINSNKRDDYTNSLSSKIFSQIPFVAVFGERREIPKKPNPTSTLEIIELMGLNNREVLFVGDSDTDILTANNAKVDSIGVTWGFRTYEELKNNGAAYIVSNPIEILNIVEE
- a CDS encoding HAMP domain-containing sensor histidine kinase produces the protein MFKYIDKKSLKYKLWTYFIIFASLIVILLWLLQIVFFNSYYESMKINEIKNIGNSLVANYGKEGFEDLLYTTSRNEGIVIQILDQDGSLIYPLNNIIDILRQPKLDYRIFAEFLINLYNSEDNYVIYYREDSRLRSPTLIYGAILQNDIDSNYFLYINSVLQPIDSTVIVLKNQLIIVTFISLGLALALSYFIATKLTKPIERITKTAESLGKGDYTVEFEKGHYTEIDNLADTLNYATKELSKTEELRRDLIANVSHDLRTPLTLIKSYGEMIRDISGNNEEKRNKHLKTIIDESDRLSGLVNDILDLSKAQSGLDKMDFNSFDILKTTENVLKRFQYFADNHGFRFYLNYKGDTDVLGEESKIEQVIYNLISNAVNYSTDEKEIVINIMGKDGIVNFEVIDKVIGISEDQLDSIWDRYYKVGKAHKRATVGSGIGLSIVKSILLAHKAEFGVESKVGEGSKFYFKLRKL
- a CDS encoding alpha/beta-type small acid-soluble spore protein, with the translated sequence MAKKKLVVPEAREAFEQFKMEIANEFGVDDPRNLASRHTGLIVKELVKMGEENLINKK
- a CDS encoding DUF523 domain-containing protein, with amino-acid sequence MNILVSACLLGVNCRYDGKSKLIDKLKVLGKKHNLIPICPEIYGGLTTPRAPSEKIKDKVISKSGEDVTEHFKRGAKETLKLARFYDCKLAILKERSPSCGYGKIYDGTFTGNIVDGNGVTAELLAKSGIKVIGESEIDKLCECSSSDKTFND
- a CDS encoding DMT family transporter; the encoded protein is MLENIGELAALGTALCWSIVGVAFESAGKKVGSLSVNYIRLILGFVFISIASFFSRGLLFPVDATINNWIWLSISGFIGFFLGDMFLFQSYVEIGSRISSLIMALSPPITALLGYVILRERLKPIGILGMIITTIGIAMVILSRDSEDKKIKINLSPKGLLYAFLGATGQAVGLIFSKVGMGDYNAFAATQIRIIAGFISFTVFIFILKKFRDVRKAFDNKEAMKSIGIGALFGPFIGVTLSLISVRYTTAGISSIISSISPVTIIPFSILILKEKIKPKEIIGAVISVIGVAVMFI
- a CDS encoding HD domain-containing protein — encoded protein: MADYIPTREDAYKLLTKHTETDHLIKHALAVEATMAHFAEIYGEDVEKWRVIGLIHDLDFDKWPDQHCDMTKKILEEENWPEDYIRAVMSHGYGIRTDVKPTENVEKVIYTIDELTGLVLATALMRPSKSILDMEAKSVKKKWKQKSFAAGVDRDIIEKGVEMLGMELNDVITETIKGMRNVAEEIGLKGDL
- a CDS encoding sodium-dependent transporter produces the protein MEKSSSRKRESWGSRFGFIMAAAGSAVGLGNIWRFPYLTGENGGGAFIFIYLIFVIVIGLSIMLAEFTLGRRTKLAAAGAYKNMDKRWTFAGVLGVLSSFMIMGFYPVVGGWATAYIFKSFTGLLSNPAAIGDAFGAFISNPIEPVIWMVIYLATNILIVVKGVASGIEKAGKILMPVLLVLMILIGLRSVTLEGAGAGLKFMFMPDWSKVQGSTFLAALGQAFFSLSLGMGAMITYGSYLDKKENLPSSALTVTILDTSVAILAGIAIIPALFAFGMEPNQGPGLVFIVLPQLFAQLGGIGVIFSAIFFIALMIAALTSSVSLLEVVVAYLMDQKGMARKKAVSLAGGSMIITSLLSSLSMGVMSGFTVLGVGVFDFFDILTDKIFLAIGGMLICIFIGWFVKKEDIKNELTNGGATKFALFDVWYNIVKYIIPIAIAFVAVFGILSIPFKGLMLFGLAVIVVLAIFSKKL
- a CDS encoding response regulator transcription factor, with the translated sequence MYRILIVDDEEKIREVIKEYGEFEGYSVTEASDGMEAVNICKSEDFDIIIMDIMMPRLDGYSAVKEIKKNKDIPVLMLSARGEEYDKLFGFEIGIDDYVVKPFSPKEIMARIKVIINRSKAKEKTNKKIIFKGLVIDFDGRNVYVDDEKVDMTPKEYDLLFYMVRNKNIALTREKLLNEIWGYDFYGDERTVDTHIKMLRNSLGNYRDFIVTLRGLGYKFEYNE